A window of the Williamsia phyllosphaerae genome harbors these coding sequences:
- the rimP gene encoding ribosome maturation factor RimP — protein sequence MSGDTEAITVLISPVVAAQGFDLEEVIVHRSGDRSVVRILVDRDNGAELDVLADLSREISDVVDNAPEPILGALAYTLEVTSPGVDRPLTAPRHWRRAHGRKVIVQIAAAGSPDAPTEKVAGRIGRLNDDETSVDVVLTHGGRSDVRPVELADVASAVVQVDFGGPSADERELCGLPEKNVRGNT from the coding sequence ATGTCCGGCGACACCGAGGCGATCACCGTCCTGATCTCACCCGTCGTCGCAGCACAGGGTTTCGACCTCGAAGAGGTCATCGTCCACCGATCCGGCGACCGCAGTGTGGTCCGCATCCTGGTCGACCGGGACAACGGAGCCGAACTGGACGTCCTGGCCGACCTGAGTCGCGAGATCTCCGACGTCGTCGACAACGCGCCCGAGCCGATCCTGGGGGCGCTGGCCTACACCCTCGAGGTCACCTCGCCGGGAGTGGACCGTCCGTTGACCGCACCCCGGCACTGGCGACGGGCCCACGGCCGCAAGGTCATCGTCCAGATCGCCGCAGCCGGGTCGCCCGATGCCCCGACCGAGAAGGTCGCCGGTCGTATCGGCCGACTGAACGACGACGAGACGAGCGTCGACGTGGTCCTCACCCACGGTGGACGCAGCGATGTCCGCCCGGTGGAACTGGCCGACGTCGCGTCGGCGGTGGTGCAGGTGGACTTCGGAGGGCCCAGTGCCGACGAACGCGAGCTGTGCGGACTGCCCGAGAAGAACGTGAGAGGAAACACATGA
- the nusA gene encoding transcription termination factor NusA, with protein MNIDIAALRMIEADKGIPADTVITAIETALITAYRHTDGYAPHARIDVNRKSGEVRVMAQSRDENDQLISEWDDTPEGFGRIAATTARQVILQRLRDAENEKNFGDFVTHEGEIVGGVVQQDSRANARGLIIVRIGSEATGTEGVLPSAEQVPGERYVHGDRIKCYVVGVARGARGPQITLSRTHPNLVRKLFSLEVPEIEDGSVEIVAVAREAGHRSKIAVHTRVSGLNAKGACIGPMGQRVRNVMRELSDEKIDIIDYAPDPAVFVGNALSPSKVVSVTVIDPVAKAARVVVPDYQLSLAIGKEGQNARLAARLTGWRIDIRSDAEAPVDASADAAESPS; from the coding sequence ATGAACATCGACATCGCCGCACTGCGGATGATCGAGGCCGACAAGGGCATCCCGGCCGACACGGTCATCACGGCGATCGAGACCGCCCTGATCACCGCCTACCGCCACACCGACGGCTACGCGCCGCATGCGCGGATCGACGTCAACCGCAAGTCGGGGGAGGTGCGCGTGATGGCGCAGTCCCGCGACGAGAACGACCAGCTCATCTCCGAATGGGACGACACCCCCGAGGGCTTCGGACGCATCGCCGCCACCACCGCCCGCCAGGTCATCCTGCAGCGGCTGCGGGACGCGGAGAACGAGAAGAACTTCGGCGACTTCGTCACCCACGAGGGCGAGATCGTGGGCGGTGTGGTGCAGCAGGATTCGCGCGCCAACGCCCGCGGCCTGATCATCGTCCGCATCGGCAGCGAGGCGACCGGCACCGAAGGGGTGCTCCCGTCGGCCGAGCAGGTCCCGGGGGAGCGCTACGTCCACGGCGATCGGATCAAGTGCTACGTCGTCGGTGTCGCACGAGGCGCCCGCGGTCCGCAGATCACACTCTCGCGCACGCACCCGAACCTGGTGCGCAAGCTGTTCTCGCTGGAGGTCCCCGAGATCGAGGACGGCTCGGTCGAGATCGTCGCGGTCGCCCGCGAGGCCGGGCACCGGTCGAAGATCGCGGTGCACACGCGGGTGTCCGGACTGAACGCCAAGGGTGCGTGCATCGGCCCGATGGGTCAGCGGGTCCGCAACGTGATGCGCGAACTCAGCGACGAGAAGATCGACATCATCGACTACGCCCCGGACCCCGCGGTGTTCGTCGGCAACGCGCTGTCGCCGTCGAAGGTGGTCTCGGTGACGGTCATCGATCCCGTCGCCAAGGCCGCGCGCGTCGTCGTCCCCGACTACCAGCTGTCGCTCGCGATCGGCAAGGAAGGGCAGAACGCCCGGCTGGCGGCGCGACTGACCGGCTGGCGGATCGACATCCGGTCCGACGCCGAGGCCCCGGTGGACGCATCCGCCGACGCGGCGGAGAGTCCCTCCTGA
- a CDS encoding YlxR family protein, translating to MVEKALTTTGPVRTCIGCRQRAAIADLVRVAAAAEHGATVATIDRTSTMPGRGAWLHHDPDCLRAAMRRKAFGPALRVPGLVVDADDLEREMSDGHPPGA from the coding sequence ATGGTAGAAAAAGCGCTGACGACCACCGGTCCCGTGCGAACGTGCATCGGCTGTCGGCAACGTGCCGCGATCGCAGATCTCGTGCGGGTCGCGGCGGCAGCAGAGCACGGTGCGACGGTCGCCACGATCGACCGCACCTCGACCATGCCGGGTCGGGGCGCCTGGCTGCATCACGACCCCGATTGTCTGCGGGCCGCGATGCGGCGGAAGGCGTTCGGTCCGGCGCTCAGGGTGCCAGGACTCGTGGTGGACGCCGACGATCTCGAACGTGAGATGTCGGACGGACATCCTCCGGGCGCGTAG